CTAGGCAAGTCAGAGATGCCCCCCAACCCATAGCACCACGAAAGTTTTAATTCTTTCAGATTCTCTAGACTTCCCATAGAGTCAGGGAACTTTGTGATTCCTGTTTCCAATAGATCCAACTTAATTAATGATCGTAATTCCTTAATGGAGTGCGGAAGTCTGCCCATATTCGAGCACCAATTCAAAGATAAGCTTTGAAGATTTATAAGTGCCCCAATGGAGTCAGGTAGTTGAATAATTGGTGTTGCATCCATTGAAAGCTTCTTCAGGTTCTTCATAACCCACCAATGCGGAATTTCTCGTATAGAAGTTCCATCAAGGAGAAGTTCTACGAGGGCTGGCAATCCGCCCAACTCTTGTGGTAGATAGCGGAGATCACTACAgaagttcaagttcaagaaaaCTAAGAACTTCAGTTGACCGATTGATGAGTGGATTTCAGCTAATCtttcacatttttcaagaatcaaTCTCTCCAACtttaaaaattcagagaaatcAGGAGTCCTGAACAATAGCTCACACTCCGAAAGGTtaagaacttttaatttctctgCTGTCTGTAACACCAATAAGACAATTGTCAGTAAATTTAATTACTTCAAGAGAATGTAAACACTTGTAAGACTATTACAGAATTGATGGTACCTTGATATGTTTCCATCCGCTCCAATCATGAGTAAGTTTACTtcttgaaaaatcaagaatgacTAAGTTACTCAATGAAAAATTGCTTATTTGCAATATTCGCATAGGAGAATTATGCCAAGAGAACCATCTTAAATCTGGAAGAAGTTGCTTCTTGCCCAGATAAGAGTTCGTCAATGACGTGACCAAGGACTTGTTATGCCAAAGAAGTGTAACCTCAGAAAAGAGCTCGTCAGTGAGTTTTCGACTATCCATATGAAGGAACCTTAGATTTGGAAACGCTGCAAATCCTTCGAGAGTGAAACGATAATCTGACGAATCCTCAAACATTAGACGGAGGGCTTGGAGcttttcatttttctgaataataaaacaagaaaaaattaacGAAAAAGAAGGCTACAATTAGCTAATTAAGAGAACAGATCTAGCTCTATCCTTATTTTGAGGCATAGATATTTTGAGGCATAGATAGGGTTTTAGATAATCGAGCGTACCTATAGTTTCTTAAGTTCGCTCTCATCATTCTCATGGACCAAATATGGAGAGTACCGAGAAtgagttttgaaattttaattttcttaattaaaaaaatgaataagcggaattttaaaatgtaaacGTTGAATAATTGCAATTGCTTTCATTATGTAGGATAGCTCCAAATTACTTAATGTGATTTCtcatgcaaaaaaagaaatcaaacccAAGAATTACCTTCTTGCTTAGTAGTGCGTTCAATGCATCTTTGTGATTCCACAGTCTACTTTGCTTCTCTAATTGCTCACCACTTTCttgagaaacaatttctctaCCAAGATCTTTTAATTGATTGTGCATACACAATTTATTATCTTCTCAATTTTGATCAATGACATCAATTGAAGAAC
This genomic stretch from Eucalyptus grandis isolate ANBG69807.140 chromosome 3, ASM1654582v1, whole genome shotgun sequence harbors:
- the LOC104437127 gene encoding probable disease resistance protein RPP1 isoform X2, which encodes MFEDSSDYRFTLEGFAAFPNLRFLHMDSRKLTDELFSEVTLLWHNKSLVTSLTNSYLGKKQLLPDLRWFSWHNSPMRILQISNFSLSNLVILDFSRSKLTHDWSGWKHIKTAEKLKVLNLSECELLFRTPDFSEFLKLERLILEKCERLAEIHSSIGQLKFLVFLNLNFCSDLRYLPQELGGLPALVELLLDGTSIREIPHWWVMKNLKKLSMDATPIIQLPDSIGALINLQSLSLNWCSNMGRLPHSIKELRSLIKLDLLETGITKFPDSMGSLENLKELKLSWCYGLGGISDLPRLPISLTSLAISSPSLITMPDLSSLINLKQLLLCMGVRDVSGPSELVQLQDPMPSWIGRLSKLEVLTLTLPHMTNLSPELGMLPHLRSLHLHGCQALECIPQIPSSVSKLHIIDCPSLTTLDISTLKNLSELYVLATPLENLSGHELFYSVPEWKISKDYAHDLQAHLRSKMLEQHGLTKICWGVVEKWREGIFQFLGK
- the LOC104437127 gene encoding disease resistance-like protein CSA1 isoform X1 — encoded protein: MHNQLKDLGREIVSQESGEQLEKQSRLWNHKDALNALLSKKKNEKLQALRLMFEDSSDYRFTLEGFAAFPNLRFLHMDSRKLTDELFSEVTLLWHNKSLVTSLTNSYLGKKQLLPDLRWFSWHNSPMRILQISNFSLSNLVILDFSRSKLTHDWSGWKHIKTAEKLKVLNLSECELLFRTPDFSEFLKLERLILEKCERLAEIHSSIGQLKFLVFLNLNFCSDLRYLPQELGGLPALVELLLDGTSIREIPHWWVMKNLKKLSMDATPIIQLPDSIGALINLQSLSLNWCSNMGRLPHSIKELRSLIKLDLLETGITKFPDSMGSLENLKELKLSWCYGLGGISDLPRLPISLTSLAISSPSLITMPDLSSLINLKQLLLCMGVRDVSGPSELVQLQDPMPSWIGRLSKLEVLTLTLPHMTNLSPELGMLPHLRSLHLHGCQALECIPQIPSSVSKLHIIDCPSLTTLDISTLKNLSELYVLATPLENLSGHELFYSVPEWKISKDYAHDLQAHLRSKMLEQHGLTKICWGVVEKWREGIFQFLGK